A single Thermosynechococcus vestitus BP-1 DNA region contains:
- the csaB gene encoding polysaccharide pyruvyl transferase CsaB codes for MSQVFLCGYYGYGNTGDEALLATLLEQLPPHVAPVVLSGNARATADRYGVAACDRRQWQKVLRTLQQSQAFIWGGGSLIQDVTSWRSPLYYLGLMTLAQRFGCRTIAWAQGIGPLRSPLYRWWTRKLLRRCLAVTVRDSGSAALLRQWGIPHQQGADPVWLMSARPGLPPKAKAPIAVCLRPHRHLTSDRWQRLKMALRRWQEEMGVPLLLLPFQLQQDLPLAEELYGALLPDQTQLISCEDPREMKGILAATAGAIAMRLHALIMAASVGCRCFALSYDPKVRYLMADTGMAGVELEALPPDPTALIHQWQHTFCAPVPDYQGYLQSAGVHRAVLNLL; via the coding sequence ATGAGTCAAGTCTTTCTCTGTGGCTACTACGGCTATGGAAATACCGGCGATGAGGCGCTGTTGGCAACGCTCCTCGAACAGTTGCCCCCCCACGTTGCACCGGTCGTTCTTAGCGGTAATGCTAGGGCCACGGCAGACCGCTATGGTGTTGCCGCCTGCGATCGCCGGCAGTGGCAAAAAGTGCTGCGTACTCTGCAACAGAGCCAGGCCTTTATTTGGGGTGGGGGAAGTCTGATTCAGGATGTGACGAGTTGGCGCAGTCCCCTCTATTACCTTGGCTTGATGACCCTTGCGCAGCGGTTTGGCTGCCGCACGATTGCTTGGGCCCAGGGAATTGGACCGCTGCGATCGCCCCTCTATCGCTGGTGGACTCGGAAACTGCTCCGCCGTTGTCTGGCCGTTACAGTGCGAGATTCCGGGTCGGCGGCCCTTCTGCGACAGTGGGGAATTCCCCATCAACAGGGAGCCGATCCCGTATGGCTGATGTCGGCGCGTCCTGGGTTGCCCCCCAAGGCTAAGGCGCCCATTGCGGTGTGTTTGCGTCCCCATCGCCACCTCACGAGCGATCGCTGGCAGCGTCTGAAAATGGCCTTGCGGCGGTGGCAGGAAGAGATGGGTGTGCCGCTTTTGCTATTACCCTTTCAGCTGCAACAGGATTTGCCCTTGGCTGAGGAGCTCTATGGGGCCCTCCTGCCTGATCAGACCCAACTGATCTCCTGTGAGGATCCCCGCGAGATGAAGGGCATTTTGGCGGCAACGGCGGGAGCGATCGCCATGCGTCTCCATGCGCTGATTATGGCCGCCAGTGTTGGCTGTCGCTGTTTTGCCCTCAGCTACGATCCTAAGGTCCGTTACCTCATGGCGGATACGGGTATGGCTGGGGTTGAACTGGAAGCCTTGCCCCCTGACCCCACGGCCTTGATTCACCAATGGCAACACACCTTCTGCGCTCCCGTTCCCGACTATCAAGGCTACCTGCAGTCGGCTGGCGTTCACAGGGCAGTGTTGAATCTCCTCTAG
- a CDS encoding sirohydrochlorin chelatase translates to MKTGDRASLPPMMAYFLISHGSPAPEPQQAMAFLCQQLTPLGILSWGTLEGAPLPKQICQFSQEAHSQGAEGMVILPLFLLPGNHVVVDLPLAIAAAESVLPIQLLPFLGGQPLFQAWLKRAIADEGAHILLGHGSRRPEVLPWFEELCQTCGVRPALLTQTGSLNHAIEARMAQGYTSSKIYGYFLFGGKTLDQVHSQLALLQVRYPRHSVSLVPAIQPTSSFINVLQQILQAVPLVEPVV, encoded by the coding sequence GTGAAAACTGGCGATCGCGCTTCCTTACCCCCCATGATGGCTTACTTTCTCATTAGCCACGGCAGCCCTGCCCCGGAACCGCAGCAAGCGATGGCATTCCTGTGCCAGCAACTCACCCCTCTTGGCATCCTCAGCTGGGGAACCCTTGAAGGGGCACCACTGCCTAAGCAGATTTGCCAATTTAGTCAGGAGGCACACTCTCAGGGGGCTGAGGGGATGGTGATCCTACCCCTCTTTTTATTGCCAGGCAACCATGTGGTCGTGGATCTACCGCTGGCGATCGCCGCCGCCGAGTCGGTGCTTCCCATTCAATTACTCCCCTTCTTGGGCGGACAGCCGCTCTTTCAAGCATGGTTAAAACGGGCGATCGCCGATGAAGGTGCCCATATTCTCCTGGGCCATGGCAGCCGTCGGCCTGAAGTCCTCCCTTGGTTTGAGGAACTGTGTCAGACCTGTGGTGTGCGTCCAGCCCTGCTGACGCAAACGGGAAGTTTAAACCATGCCATTGAGGCGCGGATGGCTCAGGGGTATACCAGTAGCAAAATTTATGGCTACTTTCTTTTTGGTGGCAAAACCCTTGATCAGGTGCACAGCCAACTCGCCCTGCTGCAGGTCAGGTATCCCCGCCACTCCGTTTCTTTGGTGCCGGCCATTCAACCCACCTCCTCCTTCATCAACGTGCTGCAACAGATTCTTCAGGCAGTGCCGCTCGTGGAGCCTGTGGTATGA
- the hisS gene encoding histidine--tRNA ligase yields the protein MGLQAPRGTRDILPAERVYWQYLETIARQILDRAAYREICTPIFEQTPLFERGIGEATDIVSKEMYTFRDRAQRSLTLRPEGTAGVVRAYIEHGLHSQGGVQRLWYLGPMFRYERPQSGRYRQFHQLGVEVLGSADPRADAEVIAVALDILQALGLKQLTLMLNSVGDREDRSAYRQALVDYLTPYKADLDPDSQERLHRNPLRILDSKDPRTQAIVKEAPRLLDYLSARSRAHFEQVQSLLQALGIAYQINPALVRGLDYYTHTAFEFQDMSLGNEGTVCGGGRYDHLVEELGGPPTPAIGWAMGLERLILLLRDRPLPARNQPYLYMVTRGAAAERQGLILAQQLRHQGYTVDVDLSGSAFGKQVKRADRVGATVCLVIGESEATDGTVQVKWLASGEQVLVPQQELLSENWRSRFLTPHDGLLSH from the coding sequence ATGGGTTTGCAAGCACCACGGGGAACTCGCGATATTTTGCCCGCTGAGCGGGTCTATTGGCAGTATTTAGAAACCATTGCCCGTCAGATTTTAGATCGCGCTGCCTACCGTGAAATTTGCACTCCCATTTTTGAGCAAACCCCTCTGTTTGAGCGGGGCATTGGTGAAGCCACTGATATTGTCAGTAAGGAGATGTACACCTTTCGCGATCGCGCTCAACGGTCGCTGACACTGCGGCCAGAGGGCACCGCGGGGGTGGTTCGCGCCTATATTGAGCATGGCCTCCACAGCCAAGGGGGCGTGCAACGTCTGTGGTACCTAGGGCCAATGTTTCGCTATGAGCGGCCGCAATCCGGTCGCTACCGCCAGTTTCACCAGTTGGGGGTGGAAGTTTTAGGGAGTGCTGATCCCCGTGCCGATGCTGAAGTCATTGCCGTGGCCTTAGATATTTTGCAGGCTCTGGGACTAAAGCAGTTAACCCTGATGCTCAACTCCGTGGGCGATCGCGAGGATCGCAGTGCCTATCGCCAAGCCTTGGTGGATTACCTCACCCCCTACAAAGCAGACTTAGACCCCGATTCCCAAGAACGCCTCCACCGCAATCCCCTCAGAATTCTGGATAGCAAAGATCCCCGCACCCAAGCCATTGTCAAGGAAGCGCCGCGGCTTTTGGATTATTTGAGTGCGCGATCGCGCGCCCATTTTGAGCAAGTCCAATCCCTCCTGCAGGCTCTGGGCATTGCCTACCAAATTAACCCTGCCCTTGTGCGGGGTCTCGATTACTACACCCACACCGCCTTTGAATTTCAGGATATGAGTTTAGGGAATGAGGGAACTGTCTGTGGCGGTGGTCGCTACGATCACCTTGTGGAGGAACTGGGTGGCCCACCAACCCCGGCAATTGGTTGGGCGATGGGACTGGAGCGGCTGATTTTACTTTTGCGCGATCGCCCCCTCCCAGCGCGCAATCAGCCCTACCTCTATATGGTGACCCGCGGCGCAGCTGCTGAACGTCAAGGCCTGATCTTGGCACAGCAACTGCGGCATCAAGGGTATACCGTAGACGTGGATCTCAGCGGTAGTGCCTTTGGCAAGCAGGTGAAACGCGCCGATCGCGTTGGTGCCACCGTGTGTCTGGTCATTGGCGAGAGTGAAGCGACGGATGGTACCGTCCAAGTGAAGTGGTTAGCTTCCGGAGAGCAGGTTTTGGTACCGCAACAGGAACTCTTGAGTGAAAACTGGCGATCGCGCTTCCTTACCCCCCATGATGGCTTACTTTCTCATTAG
- a CDS encoding DNA repair protein RecN codes for MSSLGKQGQESHRIHQLQRLCRKYGPDLASVIAYRDRIQAELAALKDATTSQECLEAEVAQRRQVFEQASEQLHQLRQGAAERLQQDLLAHLGPLGLPQARFTVQLTTTEASSSGSDEITFLWSANPGQPLQPLGETASGGEMKWLALPVM; via the coding sequence ATGTCCTCACTGGGGAAACAGGGGCAGGAAAGTCACCGTATTCACCAATTACAACGCCTCTGTCGCAAGTATGGCCCCGATTTGGCCAGCGTCATTGCCTATCGCGATCGCATCCAAGCAGAATTAGCTGCCCTCAAGGATGCTACTACTAGCCAAGAGTGCCTAGAGGCAGAAGTTGCCCAACGGCGGCAAGTTTTTGAGCAAGCAAGTGAGCAACTCCATCAATTGCGGCAAGGGGCAGCAGAACGCCTCCAGCAAGACCTCCTGGCCCACCTTGGTCCCCTTGGACTTCCCCAAGCCCGCTTTACAGTGCAGTTGACAACCACAGAAGCCAGTAGTAGCGGCAGTGACGAGATTACCTTTCTTTGGAGTGCCAACCCCGGCCAACCCCTGCAACCCCTGGGGGAGACTGCCTCTGGCGGTGAAATGAAGTGGCTCGCTTTGCCCGTGATGTGA